A DNA window from Dama dama isolate Ldn47 chromosome 19, ASM3311817v1, whole genome shotgun sequence contains the following coding sequences:
- the PAQR9 gene encoding membrane progestin receptor epsilon, which yields MPRRLQPRSAGTKGPPGATAAASEAASRPHALASGDSPASAKPLLRWDEVPDDFVECFILSGYRRLPCTAQECLASVLKPTNETLNFWTHFIPLLLFLNKFCRLFFLSGRDVPFHHPWLLPLWCYASGVLLTFAMSCTAHVFSCLSLRLRAAFFYLDYASISYYGFGSTVAYYYYLLPGLSLLDARVMTPYVQQRLGWHVDCTGLIAAYRALVLPVAFVLAVACTVACCKSRTDWCSYPFALRTFVFVMPLSMACPIMLESWLFDLRGENPTLFLHFYRRYFWLVVAAFFNVSKIPERIQPGLFDIIGHSHQLFHIFTFLSIYDQVYYVEEGLRQFLKEPPDAPTFLGTVGYMLLLVVCLGLVIKKFLSNAEFCSKK from the coding sequence ATGCCGCGGCGCCTGCAGCCCCGGAGCGCGGGCACAAAGGGCCCGCCTGGCGCGACCGCGGCGGCTTCGGAGGCCGCCTCGCGTCCCCACGCCTTGGCCTCCGGGGACTCTCCGGCATCCGCCAAGCCGCTGCTGCGCTGGGACGAGGTGCCCGACGACTTCGTGGAGTGCTTCATCCTGTCAGGCTACCGGCGGCTGCCGTGCACGGCGCAGGAGTGCCTGGCCTCGGTGCTGAAGCCCACCAACGAGACGCTCAACTTCTGGACGCACTTCATCCCGCTGCTGCTGTTCCTGAACAAGTTCTGCCGCCTCTTCTTCCTGAGCGGCCGCGACGTGCCCTTCCACCACCCGTGGCTGCTGCCGCTGTGGTGCTACGCGTCGGGCGTGCTGCTGACCTTCGCCATGAGCTGCACGGCGCACGTGTTCAGCTGCCTGTCGCTGCGCCTGCGCGCCGCCTTCTTCTACCTGGACTACGCGTCCATCAGCTACTACGGCTTCGGCAGCACCGTGGCCTACTACTACTACCTGTTGCCAGGCCTGAGCTTGTTGGACGCCCGGGTGATGACCCCATACGTGCAGCAGCGCCTGGGCTGGCACGTGGACTGCACGGGGCTCATCGCCGCCTACCGCGCGCTCGTGCTGCCCGTGGCCTTCGTGCTGGCGGTGGCCTGCACCGTGGCCTGCTGCAAGAGCCGCACCGACTGGTGCTCTTACCCGTTCGCGCTGCGCACCTTCGTCTTCGTCATGCCGCTGAGCATGGCCTGCCCCATCATGCTGGAGAGCTGGCTCTTCGACCTGCGCGGGGAGAACCCCACACTCTTCCTGCACTTCTACCGCCGCTActtctggctggtggtggctGCCTTCTTCAACGTGAGCAAGATCCCCGAGCGCATCCAGCCGGGCCTCTTCGACATCATCGGCCACAGCCACCAGCTCTtccacattttcactttcctcagcATCTACGATCAGGTGTATTACGTGGAGGAGGGCCTGCGCCAGTTCCTCAAGGAGCCACCAGACGCGCCCACCTTCCTGGGCACTGTGGGCTACATGCTGCTGCTGGTTGTCTGCCTGGGGTTGGTCATCAAGAAGTTCCTCAGCAACGCCGAATTCTGCAGTAAAAAGTGA